The Medicago truncatula cultivar Jemalong A17 chromosome 4, MtrunA17r5.0-ANR, whole genome shotgun sequence genome includes a region encoding these proteins:
- the LOC11418288 gene encoding flowering-promoting factor 1, with product MSGVWVFKNGVVRLVENPGGEGGESSSGRSRKVLVYTPTNEVITSYSLLERKLQSLGWERYYDDPDHLLQFHKRSTVYLISLPKDFNKLKPMHMYDIVVKNKNYFHVRDTS from the coding sequence ATGTCAGGGGTTTGGGTATTTAAGAACGGGGTGGTGAGGCTAGTAGAGAACCCTGGAGGTGAGGGAGGTGAGAGTAGTAGTGGAAGGAGTAGAAAGGTGCTTGTTTACACTCCAACAAATGAAGTTATCACTTCCTATTCTTTGCTAGAACGCAAGCTACAATCACTTGGTTGGGAACGTTATTACGATGACCCTGATCATCTGCTTCAGTTCCATAAACGTTCCACCGTGTACCTCATTTCTCTTCCAAAGGACTTCAACAAGCTCAAGCCCATGCACATGTATGACATTGTCGTCAAGAACAAGAACTATTTCCATGTTAGGGACACGTCGTAG
- the LOC11422282 gene encoding mitochondrial thiamine diphosphate carrier 2, which yields MEEPSQLNRAIIDSSAGAISGGISRTVTSPLDVIKIRFQVQLEPTSSWALLQKDLVSSAPSKYTGMLQATKDILREEGLKGFWRGNVPALLMVMPYTAIQFTVLHKLKTFASGSSKSENHTNLSPYLSYVSGALAGCAATVGSYPFDLLRTILASQGEPKVYPNMRSAFVDIIQTRGFQGMYAGLSPTLVEIIPYAGLQFGTYDTFKRWASAWNHNRFSNTTGEDNISSFQLFICGLAAGTCAKLVCHPLDVVKKRFQIEGLQRHPRYGARVEHRAYSNMYDAVQRIFRSEGWAGLYKGIIPSTIKAAPAGAVTFVAYETVSDWLESLN from the exons ATGGAGGAACCCAGCCAACTGAATCGTGCCATCATTGATTCTTCTGCTGGGGCAATTTCTGGTGGAATTTCTCGTACTGTAACATCACCTCTTGATGTTATTAAGATTAGATTTCAG GTTCAACTTGAACCAACATCTTCATGGGCTTTACTGCAAAAAGATTTGGTCTCCTCCGCGCCATCGAAATATACTGGTATGCTTCAAGCTACCAAAGATATTCTTAGAGAAGAAGGTTTAAAG GGATTTTGGCGAGGCAATGTACCGGCGTTGCTCATGGTTATGCCATATACAGCCATTCAATTTACAGTTTTACACAAGTTGAAGACTTTTGCATCTGGTTCTTCTAAGTCAG AGAATCACACTAATTTGAGCCCTTATCTATCCTATGTCAGTGGTGCGCTAGCCGGGTGTGCAGCTACTGTTGGTTCATATCCTTTTGATCTTCTCAGAACCATATTAGCTTCTCAAGGCGAGCCAAAG GTATATCCTAACATGAGGTCAGCATTCGTCGATATCATCCAGACTCGAGGATTTCAAGGCATGTATGCTGGATTGTCTCCAACTCTAGTTGAGATTATACCTTATGCAGGACTACAATTTGGAACCTATGATACATTTAAGCGTTGGGCCTCG GCTTGGAACCATAATAGATTTTCCAATACCACCGGAGAAGATAATATTTCTAGTTTTCAGCTTTTCATTTGTGGATTGGCGGCTGGAACATGTGCCAAACTTGTTTGTCATCCTCTTGATGTTGTCAAGAAAAGGTTTCAG ATCGAAGGACTTCAAAGGCATCCCAGATACGGAGCTCGAGTTGAGCATCGAGCATACAGTAATATGTACGATGCCGTGCAACGGATATTTCGGTCAGAGGGTTGGGCTGGACTATACAAGGGGATAATTCCATCAACTATTAAAGCTGCACCTGCCGGTGCAGT